A stretch of DNA from Erythrolamprus reginae isolate rEryReg1 chromosome 10, rEryReg1.hap1, whole genome shotgun sequence:
tttcttccttcccactcaccctttagcctagccttgcttcttccacccgccccctttagctgctcctccctgccctctgttcgcctcccttctaaagtttgggattttcctgaaggatttgcacgcattatttgcttttacattgattcctatgggaaacattgcttcatacgaacctcctcctggaaccaattaagttcgtatgatgagggaccactgtacttgttttccTTCAGGACTTCCTGCAATCAGAAAGTTGCAAtgttggggaaaaaaaagtttgtCTCAACCCTTTTTGTGGCTCTGCAGTTCGACCCGCTTTCCTCTGTTCCTCCAGGCCTCGAGTCTTTGCGGGACAGTGCTCACTCCACCCCAGTCAGGTCGACCTCCCACAGCGACGCCTTCTTGCTCCACTCGCGGAGCGGCCGGGCAGAAAGCTGCGAGCGCGTGGCCATCATCTCGGATGAGGTCTACAGCCCCTCGGACAGCGTGCTGCCCACTCCAGTGGCTGAAGAGAGCCTGGAACTGATGCTGCTGTCCCGGCCGGTGAACGGCAGCCCTTGCAGCATAGAGGAAGAGGAGTCGGACGCCAGCGCTGCAGCGGGGGAAGCCGAGGCGCTGGGAAGGGACCTCCGGGCCTTGTGCAGCAGTGGAGGAGCCCAAGCAGAACAGGTGAATAAGTTTGTTTTAAGTGTCCTCCGTCTGCTCCTTGTGACAGTCGGACTCCTCTTGGTCTTGCTCCTTCTCCTGATCATCCTTACCGAGTCTGACCTTGACGTTGCCTTTTTCCGTGATATTCGCCAGACCCCCGAGTTTGAACAGTTCCATTACCAATACTTTTGTCCCCTCAGGCGATGGTTTGCCTGCAAATTCCGCTCCGTACTCAGCCTGCTCAATGATACCTGAAGGCAGTTGTCCTCCTAGTAACTAGCCGGGCGGACTGTGGAAGATCCCCGCTGCCCGTTCCCAGAAAACGGGGCTCATCGTGGCGCCATCAGCACATAAActaagtcctcctcctcctcctctcatgacTACCTAGGACTACCCAGGAGGGCAGTTTCCCAGCCGAAGATAAGGACAGACTCATGTCAGATCAAACCCACCACGTAATCAATTTCTTTGCAGGTCCTCTAGGGGGAGAGGCTCCTTCCAAGTTCTGCTTTCCGACATTCAAATTATTCTGCACTCTTCAAGTTTAGTTTTGCTTTCCTAGAGGTGTTAACCGCAGAAACTTCAAGTAGAGAGagcttattttttattattactagCGTTGGACTAAATGCCAGCCTTCAGCTGGGACACCAGTTCATGAAGACATCTGTTACTTTATGCAGGAGCTTTTGTAATGGTGCTACTGAGTTGTAAGTTTAATAatatagtattattttattaaaactgTCACTGTGCATAGCACTACCATCTTGGACATGGACATTGAAAATAGGACAGTTTTATTTTCTTACCAATCGCCAGACTTTACGTGGGggaatggggagggggaaacGATAGGACAAATGCCAATATTGTGAGATCATCTAGCATTATTAATTCTTTTCAAGCAATAGATTGTTACGAAAGGAAGTCAGCAGGCATAAACGTATTTCTTCCCTTGGCATGGAGTACGATGGCCATTAAATACCTGTCTTTGGCGAGTTTCTGTCCTTGGCCTTTTCAATCCCAGAGACCTTTTCTTAGAACAGGTGGGTGCCAAGGGCAGCAGGAGTTTCTGGAGACAGGAAGAGTCCATCTCTGCACCTGAAGGTTGTTTTTGAAATCTTGCTATAGTAGTAATCATCAGGTCTGGATTCTTGGAATGAGATTCTGCCACAGTAAACTGTAAATTTCTTTTGTATTATGAAAGAACTTACTTCAACCtatattttaagggaaaaaaatatattttgttaacGAACCAAGCCTTTTTTTACTTTATAAATTGGATAAATGTAGTGTTGGATATCAAGTGACAGAGATACTCGCAAGGTTGCAAATGTTTTAGAACAATGTGTTAACACTGCATCAACCATCCATCGTTTCTAAAAAGTGGGTTATTTTgtgctattttaaaatgaaaattaggCGAAATGACAAGTAACCACTGAGAAGAAAACAATCAAAAACCAACATTGTCTCCAAAGCAAAGAGAATCCAGacttctttgtattttgttttgtgaTTCAGAGAACATTCTCTAAAAGCAGCAGCTCATTTGTACAGGGAGCAATAAAACACGGGGAGAGAGTTAAGAGCACGAAATCTGATTGACAAGGGTTCTATTTCATCTCAGGGAGAGATTTCAAGTCATTTGGGGATCTAATCAGAAATATTTCAAGAGGCTGGTTTCATGATCTTGACTCTGCCCAGGCAGCCATGTGTATGTGCCCAGGCCCTCCGAATTCAGCAGAACCGAAGCACTGCCAGAACCCATCGGAAGGAGGCTGTGAGGTGGGACTTTGCGCAATGGCTTTTCCTCCGCAGCTGGTCATTTGCCATTCAAAAAAAGAGCACAATTAACAGCATTAGCAATACGTGGGAACGGGCAAGTCTCTGCTGCACTTAAGATGGGGCGAATGCACATTGGTTAGCGAAGGTGGTAGTCAACGGAGGGAGTCAAATAGCTACATCGCATGGCCAGCCTCGGGAGCCACAAGCAATTGTGACTTTTGCAAGGGGAACGGATGCATTACACTTTGCATCATCTGGGAGAAGATTGGAGGGACATATCCAAGGATTTATAATGTTTTATGCAACAAAGCAACAAAAATTTCTAGCGTGGTGTTCCTACCTCAGTCTGTAGTAAATGATGCTTCTATGCAGTGAGGGAAAAGTTTTCATGTCGTATTCTCCATTCCAGAGAAAGATACAAATGTTCACGTGTTAATTGTTGGTGGGGTTTCTCATACCTCAAACCTGCCCAGTTCTACCTGTAACTATTTCAtgcaatacattttttaaaatagataagATGCAAACTTTGATGTGGGCAAGTCGTTTTTAGATAGCTGTTGACCCTAAATCCTGGGCCCAATTAAGGACACTTTTTCTTGTGCACTTCAGGAATGAGTTGGGGGGGACTGAGCTCTGTTTCTACCAATCCAACCCTTCAGCCTTCTGTTTCATGGCTCACTGCTCATTTGTTCCAAATCACAACTGAATGACTTGGGGGGTTTCCACAGGTTGCTCATCCAAATGTGGATGGACATGCTGCACATGCTGAAGCAGGAAAAAAAGGCTGATTACCTGAAAATGTGAATTTTCGTTTTCATAATATAGATGTTGTTAATTCATGTGCCAAATACTATATGTCACATTTTTCCTTCAAAGATGTAAATTTTTCTACATATTCAGCCTGTAGTTAGTGCAAAAACCATTG
This window harbors:
- the FRMD5 gene encoding FERM domain-containing protein 5 isoform X4; this translates as MKFEGKTFYLYVCQKEEKKIVLTYFAPTPEACKHLWKCGIENQAFYKLEKSSQVRTVSSSNLFFKGSRFRYSGRVAKEVMESSAKIKREPPEIHRSGLVPSRSCPSIPHGPRLSSVPRTRRRAVHISIMEGLESLRDSAHSTPVRSTSHSDAFLLHSRSGRAESCERVAIISDEVYSPSDSVLPTPVAEESLELMLLSRPVNGSPCSIEEEESDASAAAGEAEALGRDLRALCSSGGAQAEQVNKFVLSVLRLLLVTVGLLLVLLLLLIILTESDLDVAFFRDIRQTPEFEQFHYQYFCPLRRWFACKFRSVLSLLNDT